From the genome of Corallococcus macrosporus DSM 14697:
CACATCACCATGGCCAAGGGTGAGCGCAGCGCCCTGGCCGAGCTCGCCGCCAACCTGCTGTAGCGCTGGTACCCGCCATGACGAAGGAAGACCCAGGAAGCCCCCCCGCCGGCGAAGAGGAGAAGAAGCCCCTCATCGAGTACCCCACCGTCTACACCTTCAAGGTGATGGGCCTGCAGGACGCTGGCTTCTCCGAGCACGTGCGCGAGCTGTTCAAGCGGCTGATGGGCACGGACATCTCGCCGGACTCCATCCGCGAGCAACCCAGCAGCAAGGGCAAGTACCTGTCCCTGAGCGTGTCGGTGTACCTCCTGTCCGAGGAGCACCGCCGCTCCATCTACGAGGCGCTCTACAAGGACGAGCGCGTCGTCCACTACCTCTGAGGGCCCCCCGCCCGCCGGCCCTGGCGCATTCGGGCCCGGCGGCGGCTGGAAGTCTCCAGACGAGGCGGGTATATGGGGAGCCATGTCCCCGCCCGAGCCCTTCCCGCTGTATCACCCCGCGGACGTCCGGCGCGCCTTCAGCTCCGATGATGCAACGCGGCGCTTCGCCAAGGTGGCGCAGTTGGAACCCGGCTCGCGCGTGCTGGTGCTGGGCTGTGGCCCCGACGGAAGCGCCGCCCTGCTGCTGGCCCGGGAGCTGGGCTGCACCGTCGTGGCGGCCGACACGGACGACGCCCTCCTCAACCCGGTGCGTGAGCGCGTGCGGGCGCAGGGGCTGGCGGAGCAGATCGAGGTCCGCCGGGTGTCGTTGGACGCGCTGGGCCTGACCGAGGGCGAGTTCGACGGCATCCTCGTCCAGGGCCGCGTGCTCTACCCGCTGAAGGCCACGCTCGCGAATCTGCGCGGGCTGCTGGCGAAGCGCGGGCGGCTGGGCTTCACGTTCCCCGCGCGGGTGGGGCGCTTCGCGCCCAAGGCCACGCTCGACTTCTGGGAGCGCCGCGTCGCCGGGCCGCTGCTGCTGCCGCGGGAGCTGCTGCAGGTGGTGGAGGGCGCTGGCTACGAGCCCGAGTCCGCCGAGACGCTCCATGACGCGGAGCTGGACGCGCACTACCGGGACATCGAGACGTTCCTGTCGTCCATCCCGGGCGCTCAGCCCGCGGCGCTGCGCGAGGAGCTGGCGCTGCACCGCGAGAGCAACGGCAAGGCCAGCGTCAGCTA
Proteins encoded in this window:
- a CDS encoding YbeD family protein, whose protein sequence is MTKEDPGSPPAGEEEKKPLIEYPTVYTFKVMGLQDAGFSEHVRELFKRLMGTDISPDSIREQPSSKGKYLSLSVSVYLLSEEHRRSIYEALYKDERVVHYL
- a CDS encoding SAM-dependent methyltransferase translates to MSPPEPFPLYHPADVRRAFSSDDATRRFAKVAQLEPGSRVLVLGCGPDGSAALLLARELGCTVVAADTDDALLNPVRERVRAQGLAEQIEVRRVSLDALGLTEGEFDGILVQGRVLYPLKATLANLRGLLAKRGRLGFTFPARVGRFAPKATLDFWERRVAGPLLLPRELLQVVEGAGYEPESAETLHDAELDAHYRDIETFLSSIPGAQPAALREELALHRESNGKASVSYAFVVGRRKEPGEKPPASRDRG